A DNA window from Oryctolagus cuniculus chromosome 21, mOryCun1.1, whole genome shotgun sequence contains the following coding sequences:
- the TBC1D10A gene encoding TBC1 domain family member 10A — translation MAKSSGENGPRAPAAAGSLSGTRESLAQGPDAAAADELSSLGSDSEANGFAERRIDKFGFIVGSQGVEGALEEVPLEVLRQRESKWLDMLNNWDKWMAKKHKKIRLRCQKGIPPSLRGRAWQYLSGGKVKLQQNPGKFDELDMSPGDPKWLDVIERDLHRQFPFHEMFVSRGGHGQQDLFRVLKAYTLYRPEEGYCQAQAPIAAVLLMHMPAEQAFWCLVQICEKYLPGYYSEKLEAIQLDGEILFSLLQKVSPVAHKHLSRQKIDPLLYMTEWFMCAFARTLPWSSVLRVWDMFFCEGVKIIFRVGLVLLKHALGSPEKLKACQGQYETIERLRSLSPKIMQEAFLVQEIVELPVTERQIEREHLIQLRRWQETRGELQCRSPPRLHGAKAILDAEPGPRPALQPSPSIRLPPDAPLPGSKAKPKPPKETQKEQRKRTKASGQLDKPPAPNQAAAGDARPPQDAPPKDLAPQEPAPQDLAPQDSTHHRSQESLTSQESEDTYL, via the exons ATGGCGAAGAGCAGCGGAGAGAATGGGCCGCGCGCGCCCGCGGCCGCGGGGAGCCTCTCCGGGACCCGAgagagcctggcccagggccccgaCGCCGCAGCCGCGGACGAGCTCAGCTCTCTCGGCTCCGACTCGGAGGCCAACGGCTTCGCCGAGCGCCGCATCGACAAGTTCGGCTTCATCGTGGGCTCTCAAGGCGTGGAGGGCGC GCTGGAGGAGGTCCCCCTGGAGGTGCTGAGGCAGAGGGAGTCCAAGTGGCTGGACATGCTCAACAACTGGGACAAATGGATGGCCAAGAAGCACAAAAAG ATCCGCTTGCGGTGCCAGAAGGGCATCCCACCTTCTCTGCGGGGCCGTGCGTGGCAGTACCTGTCAGGAGGCAAGGTGAAGCTACAGCAGAACCCAGGAAAGTTTGAC GAGCTGGACATGTCCCCTGGGGACCCCAAGTGGCTGGATGTGATTGAACGTGACCTGCACCGGCAGTTCCCTTTCCATGAGATGTTTGTGTCCCGGGGGGGCCACGG CCAGCAGGACCTGTTCCGCGTGCTGAAGGCCTACACGCTCTATCGGCCAGAGGAGGGCTACTGCCAGGCCCAGGCACCCATCGCTGCTGTCCTGCTCATGCACATGCCGGCTGAG CAAGCCTTCTGGTGCCTGGTACAGATCTGTGAGAAGTACCTGCCCGGTTACTACAGTGAGAAGCTG GAAGCGATCCAGCTGGACGGAGAAATCCTGTTCTCGCTGCTGCAGAAGGTGTCGCCGGTGGCCCACAAGCACCTGAGCCGCCAGAAGATCGACCCTCTGCTCTACATGACCGAGTGGTTCATGTGCGCCTTCGCCCGCACCCTGCCCTGGAGCTCCGTGCTTCGCGTCTGGGACATGTTCTTCTGCGAAG GAGTCAAGATCATCTTCCGGGTCGGGCTGGTGCTGCTGAAACACGCACTGGGCTCCCCTGAGAAGCTCAAAGCCTGCCAGGGCCAGTACGAGACGATCGAGCGACTGCGGAGCCTCAGCCCCAAGATCATGCAGGAGGCCTTCCTGGTCCAGGAG ATAGTGGAGCTGCCCGTGACCGAGCGCCAGATTGAGCGGGAGCACCTCATtcagctgcggcgctggcaagaAACCCGGGGTGAGCTTCAGTGCCGCTCCCCGCCCCGGCTGCACGGCGCCAAGGCCATCCTGGATGCAGAGCCCGGTCCCCGGCCCGCCCTGCAGCCTTCGCCATCCATCCGTCTGCCTCCGGACGCCCCCCTCCCCGGCTCCAAAGCCAAGCCCAAGCCAcccaaggagacccagaaggagcagCGGAAGCGGACAAAGGCGAGTGGGCAGCTGGACAAGCCCCCAGCCCCAAATCAAGCCGCTGCGGGAGATGCACGTCCCCCACAGGATGCACCCCCAAAGGATCTGGCCCCACAGGAGCCAGCCCCCCAGGACTTGGCTCCCCAGGATTCAACACATCACCGCTCCCAGGAGAGCCTGACATCCCAGGAGAGTGAAGACACCTACTTGTAA